One window of the Streptomyces sp. NBC_00259 genome contains the following:
- a CDS encoding protein phosphatase 2C domain-containing protein, whose protein sequence is MSQQGEKPAAGDDWWHRLYDESAPDTGPASAAGDTLDDRFDSAADTVGAPPPPDEGPGTWWDPSPLQGGAPPRPDGAPPAGGGPVAATPSTTPRAAHPFPEAGSPAAGAGVPPAAGASSGAGTGAGGRPRLTGPEPGDAGAGRPAVSGAEPKPAGPAAGRPPQGVAVPRPRAGYVGDRPPTYDAEPTALPVARPQELEELVADTVLDGARYGTFTLRAASVRGDSARYRGEHRRDALLTARFGAGEGALVMVAVATGARATESAHLAAADACRWIAGAVGRSHARLADDIRGGRRGDLKSGLHRLTDRSFGKLRARATELGLSPETYTANLRCLLLSADPACRTRVFFGVGAGGLFRLRDGGWQDIEPPVPDSAAGEPVVGYGSPPTESSGGDRLTMDLGITTAPAPHIDPPVPPPVEPFRFRASVARPGDTLLLCSTGLAEPLRGEPALAGELAQRWAGAEPPGLAAYLADTQLRVKGYADDRTACAVWEA, encoded by the coding sequence ATGAGTCAGCAGGGGGAGAAGCCCGCCGCCGGCGACGACTGGTGGCACCGGCTGTACGACGAGTCCGCCCCGGACACCGGCCCCGCCTCCGCGGCGGGCGACACGCTCGACGACCGCTTCGACTCCGCGGCGGACACGGTGGGCGCCCCACCGCCGCCGGACGAGGGCCCCGGCACCTGGTGGGACCCGTCCCCACTACAGGGCGGCGCCCCACCACGACCGGACGGCGCCCCGCCCGCGGGAGGGGGGCCCGTCGCGGCGACGCCGAGCACCACCCCGCGCGCTGCGCACCCGTTCCCCGAAGCGGGCTCCCCGGCGGCGGGGGCGGGTGTGCCGCCCGCCGCCGGTGCCAGTTCCGGTGCCGGCACCGGTGCCGGTGGGCGGCCGCGGCTCACGGGTCCGGAGCCTGGTGATGCGGGTGCCGGGCGGCCGGCTGTGTCCGGTGCGGAGCCGAAGCCGGCCGGACCGGCAGCGGGACGTCCTCCACAGGGCGTGGCCGTGCCCCGGCCCCGGGCCGGGTACGTCGGGGACCGGCCGCCGACCTATGACGCCGAGCCCACCGCACTGCCCGTCGCACGGCCGCAGGAGCTGGAGGAACTCGTCGCGGACACCGTGCTGGACGGGGCCCGGTACGGCACGTTCACGCTGCGGGCCGCGTCCGTGCGCGGTGACTCGGCGCGCTACCGGGGCGAGCACCGCCGCGACGCGCTGCTCACGGCACGCTTCGGCGCCGGCGAGGGCGCGCTGGTGATGGTGGCCGTGGCCACCGGCGCGCGGGCCACCGAGAGCGCCCACCTCGCCGCGGCCGACGCCTGCCGCTGGATCGCCGGCGCCGTCGGCCGCAGCCACGCGCGGCTCGCCGACGACATCAGGGGCGGTCGCCGCGGCGACCTCAAGTCCGGGCTGCACCGGCTCACCGACCGCTCCTTCGGCAAGCTCCGCGCCCGCGCCACCGAACTGGGCCTGTCGCCCGAGACGTACACGGCGAACCTGCGCTGCCTGCTGCTGTCCGCCGACCCGGCCTGCCGCACCCGCGTGTTCTTCGGCGTCGGCGCCGGCGGACTCTTCCGGCTCCGCGACGGCGGCTGGCAGGACATCGAACCGCCCGTCCCGGACTCCGCCGCCGGCGAGCCCGTCGTCGGCTACGGCTCCCCGCCCACCGAGAGCTCCGGCGGCGACCGGCTCACGATGGACCTCGGCATCACCACGGCCCCCGCGCCGCACATCGACCCGCCCGTCCCGCCACCCGTCGAGCCCTTCCGCTTCCGCGCCTCCGTGGCCCGCCCGGGCGACACCCTCCTGCTGTGCAGCACCGGCCTCGCCGAGCCGCTGCGCGGCGAACCCGCGCTCGCCGGCGAACTCGCGCAGCGCTGGGCCGGCGCCGAGCCGCCCGGTCTCGCCGCGTATCTCGCCGACACCCAGCTCCGCGTGAAGGGGTACGCCGACGACCGCACGGCCTGCGCCGTCTGGGAGGCGTAA
- a CDS encoding pyruvate dehydrogenase — protein MAKQNVAEQFVDILVRAGVQRLYGVVGDSLNPVVDAIRRNGAIDWIQVRHEETAAFAAGAEAQITGRLAGCAGSCGPGNLHLINGLYDAHRSMAPVLALASHIPSSEIGLGYFQETHPDQLFRECSHYSELISNPQQMPRLLQTAVQQAIGRSGVSVVALPGDIASRPAPEKSIEHALVTSRPTVRPGDTEIDALARMIDEAERVTLFCGSGTAGAHHEVMQFAERVKSPVGHALRGKEWIQYDNPYDVGMSGLLGYGAAYEATHECDLLILLGTDFPYNAFLPDDVRIAQVDVRPENLGRRSKLDLAVWGDVRETLRCLTPRVRIKNDRRFLDRMLKKHAEALEGVIKAYTRRVEKHTPIHPEYVASVLDELADDDAVFTVDTGMCNVWAARYITPNGRRRIIGSFSHGSMANALPQAIGAQFTARDRQVVSMSGDGGFAMLMGDFLTLVQYDLPVKVVLFNNSSLSMVELEMLVAGLPPHGTTNRNPDFSAIARAAGAYGVRVEKPKQLAGALKDAFAHKGPALVDVVTDPNALSIPPRIRAEMVTGFALSASKIVLDGGVGRMVQMARSNLRNVPRP, from the coding sequence ATGGCCAAGCAGAACGTCGCAGAGCAGTTCGTCGACATCCTCGTACGCGCGGGCGTGCAGCGGCTCTACGGAGTCGTCGGCGACAGCCTCAACCCCGTCGTCGACGCCATCCGCCGCAACGGCGCCATCGACTGGATCCAGGTACGCCACGAGGAGACCGCGGCCTTCGCGGCCGGTGCCGAGGCGCAGATCACGGGCAGGCTCGCCGGCTGCGCGGGCTCCTGCGGGCCCGGCAATCTGCACCTCATCAACGGCCTCTACGACGCCCACCGCTCCATGGCGCCGGTCCTCGCCCTCGCCTCCCACATCCCCTCCTCCGAGATCGGCCTCGGCTACTTCCAGGAGACCCACCCCGACCAGCTGTTCCGTGAGTGCAGCCACTACAGCGAGCTGATCTCCAACCCGCAGCAGATGCCGCGGCTGCTGCAGACCGCCGTCCAGCAGGCCATCGGCCGCAGCGGCGTCAGCGTCGTCGCGCTCCCCGGTGACATCGCCTCCCGGCCGGCCCCGGAGAAGTCCATCGAGCACGCCCTCGTGACCAGCCGCCCCACGGTCCGCCCCGGCGACACGGAGATCGACGCCCTGGCCCGGATGATCGACGAGGCGGAGCGTGTCACGCTCTTCTGCGGCAGCGGGACCGCCGGCGCGCACCACGAGGTCATGCAGTTCGCGGAGCGCGTCAAGTCACCCGTCGGCCATGCGCTCCGCGGCAAGGAGTGGATCCAGTACGACAACCCCTACGACGTCGGTATGAGCGGACTGCTCGGCTACGGCGCCGCGTACGAGGCCACCCATGAGTGCGATCTGCTGATCCTGCTCGGCACGGACTTCCCGTACAACGCCTTCCTTCCCGACGACGTCAGGATCGCCCAGGTCGACGTCCGGCCGGAGAACCTCGGCCGGCGCTCCAAGCTGGACCTCGCCGTCTGGGGCGATGTGCGCGAGACGCTGCGCTGTCTCACCCCGAGGGTGCGGATCAAGAACGACCGGCGCTTCCTCGACAGGATGCTGAAGAAGCACGCCGAGGCGCTGGAAGGCGTGATCAAGGCCTACACCCGCAGGGTCGAGAAGCACACCCCCATCCATCCGGAGTACGTCGCCTCCGTCCTCGACGAACTCGCCGACGACGATGCCGTGTTCACCGTCGACACCGGCATGTGCAACGTGTGGGCGGCCCGCTACATCACCCCGAACGGGCGGCGCCGCATCATCGGCTCCTTCAGCCACGGCTCGATGGCCAACGCCCTGCCCCAGGCCATCGGCGCGCAGTTCACCGCCCGTGACCGCCAGGTCGTCTCGATGTCGGGCGACGGCGGATTCGCCATGCTGATGGGGGACTTCCTCACCCTGGTGCAGTACGACCTGCCGGTGAAGGTCGTGCTCTTCAACAACTCCTCCCTGAGCATGGTGGAGCTGGAGATGCTGGTCGCGGGCCTGCCGCCGCACGGGACCACGAACCGAAACCCGGACTTCTCCGCGATCGCCCGGGCCGCCGGCGCCTACGGCGTGCGCGTGGAGAAGCCGAAGCAGCTCGCCGGCGCCCTCAAGGACGCCTTCGCGCACAAGGGCCCGGCGCTCGTCGACGTGGTCACCGACCCGAACGCGCTGTCCATCCCGCCGAGGATCAGGGCCGAGATGGTGACCGGCTTCGCGCTCTCCGCCAGCAAGATCGTGCTGGACGGCGGCGTCGGCCGAATGGTCCAGATGGCCCGCTCCAACCTGCGGAACGTACCGCGCCCGTGA
- a CDS encoding ATP-binding protein translates to MMARRQEGSGAAQLRRSVRRADLRAVPEVRSALRALLGHWGEPGSAEVAELLTSELVTNALVHTGEGAVVTATVAPAGLRVEVRDFTTGEVEPPAAAAPDESTHGRGLLLVQSLADAWGVRALGLGKVVWFELHGGRT, encoded by the coding sequence ATGATGGCGAGGCGTCAGGAGGGGTCCGGGGCCGCGCAGTTGAGGCGCAGCGTGCGGCGCGCGGACCTCAGAGCGGTACCGGAAGTGCGCAGCGCCCTGCGGGCCTTGCTCGGGCACTGGGGCGAGCCGGGCTCGGCCGAGGTGGCGGAGCTGCTGACCAGTGAGCTGGTGACCAACGCCCTGGTCCACACGGGCGAGGGCGCGGTCGTGACGGCCACGGTCGCACCGGCCGGACTCCGGGTGGAAGTACGGGACTTCACGACAGGCGAGGTCGAGCCGCCCGCGGCGGCAGCGCCCGACGAGAGCACACACGGCAGGGGACTGCTCCTGGTGCAGAGCCTCGCGGACGCGTGGGGAGTGCGTGCGCTCGGGCTCGGCAAAGTGGTGTGGTTCGAACTGCACGGCGGGCGGACCTGA
- a CDS encoding DUF2637 domain-containing protein translates to MRLTDISLDWLLPGGVMLVGVVAAVAVVARGRRAAGGGGSVAEDSWERSEERRRRKEAVYGTASYLLLFCCAAVAAALSFHGLVGFGRQNLNLSGGWEYLVPFGLDGAAMFCSVLAVREASHGDAALGSRILVWMFAGAAAWFNWVHAPRGLGHDGAPHFFAGMSLSAAVLFDRALKQTRRAALREQGLVPRPLPQIRVVRWLRAPRETFGAWSLMLLEGVRTLDEAVEEVREDRREKEQDRVRRRDHEKLERARIRAISRQHRAWGLGRGGRQVEVTTVSGPVAGSAAAVGTAAEPATADPGQVPSRARPSLQAVNSLQTVKGTEPVTVDLTAEDDTQALPRLDSLEQKLKHLEQQFG, encoded by the coding sequence ATGAGACTGACCGACATATCGCTCGACTGGCTGCTTCCGGGCGGCGTGATGCTCGTGGGGGTCGTGGCGGCGGTGGCGGTGGTCGCGCGCGGCAGGCGCGCCGCCGGTGGCGGCGGTTCCGTGGCCGAGGACTCCTGGGAGCGCAGCGAGGAACGGCGCAGGCGCAAAGAGGCGGTCTACGGCACCGCGTCCTACCTCCTCCTCTTCTGCTGTGCCGCCGTCGCCGCGGCACTCTCCTTCCACGGCCTGGTCGGCTTCGGCCGGCAGAACCTGAACCTCTCCGGCGGCTGGGAGTACCTGGTCCCGTTCGGCCTGGACGGCGCCGCCATGTTCTGTTCGGTGCTCGCGGTGCGCGAGGCCAGTCACGGCGACGCCGCACTGGGCTCCCGCATACTGGTCTGGATGTTCGCCGGCGCGGCCGCCTGGTTCAACTGGGTCCACGCGCCCCGCGGTCTCGGCCACGACGGCGCCCCTCATTTCTTCGCGGGCATGTCGCTGTCGGCGGCCGTGCTCTTCGACCGCGCCCTGAAGCAGACCCGCCGGGCCGCGCTGCGCGAACAGGGCCTGGTGCCCCGTCCGCTGCCGCAGATCCGGGTCGTACGGTGGCTGCGCGCACCCCGCGAGACGTTCGGCGCCTGGTCGCTGATGCTGCTCGAAGGCGTACGCACGCTGGACGAGGCGGTCGAGGAGGTCCGCGAGGACCGGCGGGAGAAGGAGCAGGACCGGGTGCGCAGGCGCGACCACGAGAAGCTGGAGCGGGCCCGTATCCGGGCCATCAGCCGGCAGCACCGGGCCTGGGGGCTCGGTCGTGGCGGACGCCAGGTGGAGGTCACCACCGTGAGCGGGCCCGTGGCGGGCTCCGCCGCGGCCGTGGGGACCGCCGCGGAGCCCGCCACGGCGGATCCCGGCCAGGTGCCGTCGCGCGCCCGCCCCTCCCTTCAGGCCGTGAACAGCCTCCAGACCGTGAAGGGCACCGAGCCGGTCACCGTCGACCTCACCGCCGAGGACGACACCCAGGCGCTGCCGCGCCTCGACTCGCTGGAGCAGAAGCTCAAGCATCTGGAGCAGCAGTTCGGCTGA
- a CDS encoding (2Fe-2S)-binding protein, translating into MTVPAVLTSSRPALQPAAGTTPVTDAYERLTTAFPGLHVQELADGEQVPRGGGWVAAADLAAGGPALDAFLAWDNAQVLRDYGQQARPDVVASFGLHRYAWPACLLITVPWFLARRVPRVPVEDVAVQRALGRMTVRVRSFACLPGDPAAQLPGARVVPDEEALRAEVRDALAEHLGPVLDGFGPRMRRGRRALWGMATDEIVEGLWYIADQLGEERRAMTELAALLPGTTKPYVGTAGFRELTGPAGEALPTRDRASCCLFYTLRPEDTCGTCPRTCDADRVQRLIAT; encoded by the coding sequence ATGACGGTCCCCGCTGTCCTCACCAGCTCGCGGCCTGCCCTTCAGCCCGCCGCCGGCACCACGCCCGTCACGGACGCGTACGAGCGTCTGACGACGGCGTTTCCGGGTCTGCACGTCCAGGAGCTGGCGGACGGCGAGCAGGTGCCGCGCGGCGGCGGCTGGGTCGCGGCGGCGGATCTCGCGGCCGGAGGCCCCGCCCTGGACGCGTTCCTGGCGTGGGACAACGCACAGGTCCTGCGGGACTACGGGCAGCAGGCCCGGCCCGACGTCGTCGCCAGCTTCGGCCTCCACCGGTACGCGTGGCCGGCGTGCCTGCTGATCACGGTGCCGTGGTTCCTGGCCCGCCGGGTGCCCCGGGTCCCCGTCGAGGACGTCGCCGTCCAGCGGGCCCTCGGCCGGATGACGGTCCGTGTCCGCTCGTTCGCCTGCCTTCCCGGCGACCCTGCCGCACAGCTGCCCGGCGCCCGGGTCGTCCCGGACGAGGAGGCACTGCGCGCCGAGGTGCGCGACGCCCTCGCCGAGCACCTCGGACCGGTGCTCGACGGCTTCGGCCCGCGGATGCGGCGCGGCCGGCGCGCCCTGTGGGGCATGGCCACGGACGAGATCGTCGAGGGCCTCTGGTACATCGCGGACCAGCTCGGCGAGGAGCGGCGCGCGATGACGGAGCTGGCGGCACTGCTGCCCGGCACCACCAAGCCGTACGTCGGCACGGCCGGGTTCCGCGAGCTGACCGGTCCCGCCGGGGAGGCGCTGCCCACCCGCGACCGGGCCAGCTGCTGCCTCTTCTACACGCTGCGTCCCGAGGACACCTGCGGCACCTGTCCTCGTACGTGCGACGCCGACCGCGTCCAACGGCTCATCGCCACCTAG
- a CDS encoding GntR family transcriptional regulator: MEQGRARGPAAAQPYASARVPGQTPAETAPAAIPGQTRDEQLPAARVREEQPPGAQARGEHTHSEPPAPGAVVRRHSVRGQILDALRAALVSGELRPGEVYSGPALGERFGVSATPVREAMQQLALEGAVETMPNRGFRVIVRSPRELAELAEVRALIEVPVMLRLARTVPAAHWAELVPLAEATAAAAATGDRAGYAESDRAFHRAVLSLAGNDQLLAVADDLHRRSQWPLMSAPAMRRADLVADAAEHSALLEALIAQDLAVVNSLVREHFTGADR, from the coding sequence GTGGAGCAGGGCAGAGCACGTGGCCCCGCCGCGGCACAGCCGTACGCGTCCGCCCGCGTCCCCGGGCAGACCCCGGCGGAGACGGCTCCCGCCGCGATCCCGGGGCAGACGCGCGACGAGCAGCTGCCGGCCGCCCGAGTGCGCGAGGAGCAGCCGCCCGGCGCGCAGGCCCGGGGCGAGCACACCCACAGCGAGCCGCCCGCCCCCGGAGCCGTCGTCCGCCGCCACTCCGTACGCGGCCAGATACTGGACGCCCTGCGCGCGGCCCTCGTCAGCGGCGAGCTGCGGCCGGGCGAGGTCTACTCCGGCCCTGCCCTCGGTGAACGGTTCGGCGTCTCCGCCACCCCCGTGCGCGAGGCGATGCAGCAGCTCGCCCTCGAAGGCGCGGTGGAGACCATGCCGAACCGCGGCTTCCGCGTCATCGTGCGCAGCCCCCGGGAACTCGCCGAACTCGCCGAGGTCCGTGCCCTCATCGAGGTCCCGGTGATGCTCCGCCTCGCCCGGACCGTTCCGGCCGCCCACTGGGCCGAACTGGTCCCGCTGGCCGAGGCGACCGCGGCCGCCGCGGCCACCGGCGACCGGGCCGGCTACGCGGAGTCGGACCGCGCCTTCCATCGCGCGGTCCTCTCGCTCGCGGGCAACGACCAGCTCCTCGCCGTCGCCGACGACCTCCACCGCCGCTCCCAGTGGCCCCTGATGAGTGCCCCCGCCATGCGCCGCGCGGACCTGGTGGCGGACGCCGCCGAACACTCCGCGCTGCTGGAGGCGCTGATCGCGCAGGACCTGGCCGTGGTGAACTCCCTCGTACGGGAGCACTTCACCGGCGCGGACCGCTGA
- a CDS encoding WD40 repeat domain-containing protein, with protein sequence MPDAVVPLTGQSVRGAVWTLANRLGVVARTPGELVGALTALARPSVVVLPDLDAAHDPAAITELVHALRDLGHIRLVTGSEGGTGDGGTGDGGTEDAAPDDPGPDDAGPDDPGPDDAGPDVAGPVDLADPGAVCAADPSRVTAAYEHAADDPGDPDGPSGHGGLRTAWFRAGQSLIRDQSAAERALVLLTALGDDADPRLRPALNALGTDAPWQVDWTRVRGDVTPPWPGPVAALAQGTGRWSDHLLVADQRGTIRSLRPADATPAPGTAAMPVRITALAPLPDGTLVMLDERGRLHTHGDTALTEAVAATLRKHPGTALAATHRLVLVGDRHGSLHAFGYDGVHQAAAHRGRVTAVAVVDGPAPLVCSGGLDGTVRLWTPGGPPKHAPLAERDCPVTALAGRGPELAVAWADGLVELRRLDTDEALPFRPGPPVRAVAMPGDRSVVIGTDETLIRLTARPTTTPRCTR encoded by the coding sequence TTGCCGGACGCGGTCGTCCCGCTCACGGGCCAGAGCGTGCGGGGCGCGGTGTGGACCCTGGCCAACCGGCTCGGTGTGGTGGCGCGGACCCCGGGCGAGCTGGTCGGCGCCCTGACGGCGCTCGCCCGCCCGAGTGTGGTCGTACTGCCCGACCTGGACGCCGCCCACGATCCCGCGGCGATCACCGAACTCGTCCACGCGCTACGGGACCTGGGCCACATCCGGCTCGTCACGGGAAGCGAGGGCGGGACGGGCGACGGCGGGACGGGCGACGGCGGGACGGAGGACGCGGCACCGGACGACCCGGGACCGGATGACGCCGGACCGGACGACCCGGGTCCGGATGACGCGGGTCCGGATGTTGCCGGGCCGGTGGATCTTGCCGACCCCGGCGCGGTGTGCGCCGCGGATCCCTCGCGGGTGACGGCCGCGTACGAGCACGCGGCGGACGACCCGGGCGACCCGGACGGGCCGTCCGGCCACGGTGGTCTGCGCACGGCCTGGTTCCGGGCCGGACAGTCCCTGATCCGCGATCAGTCGGCGGCCGAGCGCGCCCTGGTCCTGCTCACCGCCCTCGGCGACGACGCGGACCCACGGCTGCGGCCCGCTCTGAACGCCCTTGGCACCGACGCCCCGTGGCAGGTCGACTGGACCCGGGTGCGGGGCGATGTCACCCCTCCCTGGCCCGGACCCGTGGCCGCGCTGGCCCAGGGCACGGGCCGCTGGTCGGACCATCTGCTCGTCGCCGACCAGCGCGGCACGATCCGTTCCCTGCGTCCCGCCGACGCCACACCCGCGCCGGGCACCGCCGCCATGCCCGTCCGCATCACGGCGCTCGCGCCGCTGCCCGACGGGACGCTGGTGATGCTGGACGAGCGGGGACGCCTGCACACGCACGGCGACACGGCCCTGACGGAGGCGGTCGCCGCCACGCTGCGCAAGCACCCGGGCACGGCGCTGGCCGCCACCCACCGTCTCGTCCTGGTCGGCGACCGGCACGGATCGCTGCACGCCTTCGGCTACGACGGCGTGCACCAGGCCGCCGCCCACCGCGGCCGGGTCACCGCCGTGGCGGTGGTCGACGGCCCCGCGCCGCTGGTCTGCAGCGGCGGCCTGGACGGCACGGTCCGCCTCTGGACCCCGGGCGGCCCGCCGAAGCACGCCCCGCTCGCGGAGCGGGACTGCCCCGTCACCGCCCTCGCGGGCCGGGGACCTGAGCTGGCGGTCGCGTGGGCCGACGGACTCGTGGAACTCCGCCGCCTCGACACGGACGAGGCGCTGCCCTTCCGCCCGGGCCCACCGGTGCGCGCCGTGGCGATGCCGGGGGACCGCTCGGTCGTCATCGGCACGGACGAGACCCTGATCCGCCTGACGGCCCGCCCCACGACCACTCCGCGGTGCACACGCTGA